From Streptomyces chrestomyceticus JCM 4735, one genomic window encodes:
- a CDS encoding beta-ketoacyl-ACP synthase III, which translates to MTGSRVLSLGHYQPSEVLTNDDLAKIVDTDDAWISSRVGIRTRHVAAPDESVDAMAAAAAAKALAASGLAPQDIDLVLVATCTAVDRSPNTAARVAARLGLPAPAAMDINVVCAGFTHALATADHAIRAGSAVNALVVGAEKFTDVVDWTDRSTCVLVGDGAGAAVVTAAPEPEIGPVLWGSVPEMGGAVRIEGSPARFSQEGQAVYRWATTRLPAIARQVCERSGIQPEDLAGVVLHQANLRLIEPLAERIGAVNAVIARDVVESGNTSAASVPLALSKLVERREIETGAPVLLFGFGGNLSYAGQVIRCP; encoded by the coding sequence ATGACGGGCTCACGCGTCCTGTCTCTCGGCCACTACCAGCCTTCCGAGGTGCTCACCAACGACGACCTCGCGAAGATCGTCGACACCGACGACGCCTGGATCAGCAGCCGCGTCGGCATCCGCACCCGGCACGTCGCGGCCCCCGACGAGAGCGTGGACGCGATGGCGGCCGCCGCGGCGGCCAAGGCGCTCGCCGCCAGTGGACTGGCCCCCCAGGACATCGACCTCGTGCTGGTCGCCACCTGTACGGCCGTCGACCGCAGCCCCAACACCGCGGCACGCGTCGCCGCCCGGCTCGGCCTGCCGGCCCCCGCCGCCATGGACATCAACGTCGTCTGCGCGGGCTTCACCCACGCGCTGGCCACCGCCGACCACGCCATCCGGGCCGGTTCGGCCGTCAACGCGCTGGTCGTCGGTGCCGAGAAGTTCACCGACGTGGTCGACTGGACGGACCGTTCGACCTGTGTGCTCGTCGGGGACGGCGCGGGCGCCGCGGTCGTCACGGCGGCGCCGGAGCCGGAGATCGGCCCGGTGCTGTGGGGTTCGGTCCCGGAGATGGGCGGCGCCGTCCGTATCGAGGGCAGCCCGGCCCGGTTCTCCCAGGAGGGCCAGGCCGTCTACCGCTGGGCGACCACCCGGCTCCCGGCCATCGCCCGCCAGGTGTGCGAGCGCTCCGGCATCCAGCCGGAGGACCTGGCCGGAGTCGTGCTCCACCAGGCCAACCTGCGGCTGATCGAGCCGCTCGCGGAACGCATCGGCGCGGTCAACGCGGTGATCGCGCGCGATGTCGTCGAGTCCGGCAACACCTCGGCCGCCTCCGTGCCGCTGGCCCTGTCCAAGCTGGTGGAGCGGCGGGAGATCGAGACCGGCGCGCCGGTGCTGCTCTTCGGGTTCGGCGGCAATCTGTCGTACGCGGGGCAGGTCATCCGGTGCCCGTGA
- a CDS encoding VOC family protein produces MSNEPHPTPATTTPRLAAIGIVVADMAASLTFYRRLGLAVPAEADTAPHAEATLPGGLRLMWDTYDVARSIDPEWTPPGPGTPTGLAFECAGPAGVDKVYAELTASGYTGEKEPWDAPWGQRYAVVQDPDGHGVDLFATLA; encoded by the coding sequence ATGAGCAACGAACCGCACCCCACCCCCGCAACCACGACACCGCGCCTGGCGGCGATCGGCATCGTCGTCGCCGACATGGCGGCCTCGCTCACCTTCTACCGCCGCCTGGGCCTGGCCGTCCCGGCGGAAGCCGACACCGCACCGCACGCCGAGGCGACACTGCCCGGCGGTCTGCGCCTGATGTGGGACACGTACGACGTCGCGCGCTCCATCGATCCCGAGTGGACGCCGCCGGGGCCCGGCACCCCGACGGGCCTGGCCTTCGAGTGCGCGGGCCCGGCCGGGGTCGACAAGGTCTACGCGGAGCTGACCGCCTCCGGGTACACGGGCGAGAAGGAACCGTGGGACGCGCCCTGGGGGCAGCGGTACGCGGTGGTCCAGGACCCGGACGGGCACGGAGTGGACCTGTTCGCGACGCTGGCATAG
- a CDS encoding glutaminase, with amino-acid sequence MDYQAVLEEVAAYARSYVGHGQVADYIPALEKVPTDRFGIALADINGEVYGVGDWEVPFSVQSISKTFSLALVMANDSEDIWKRVGREPSGTPFNSLVQLEWENGIPRNPFINAGALVVTDRLQTLTGDASTTMLHFLREESGNPDLAFDQAVADSEAEHGDRNAALAHFMASFGNLENPVPSVIEHYFWQCSIEMSCRDLAAAGGFLARHGLRADGSRLLEAREAKRINAVMLTCGTYDAAGEFAYRVGLPAKSGVGGGIVAVVPGRCTLCVWSPGLDSRGNSVAGAAALDHFTSLTGWSVF; translated from the coding sequence ATGGACTACCAGGCCGTTCTTGAGGAGGTAGCGGCCTATGCGAGGTCGTATGTCGGACATGGGCAGGTTGCCGATTACATACCCGCGCTGGAGAAGGTGCCGACGGACCGTTTCGGCATAGCGCTGGCCGACATCAACGGCGAGGTGTACGGGGTGGGGGACTGGGAGGTCCCGTTCTCCGTCCAGTCCATATCGAAGACCTTCTCGCTGGCGCTGGTCATGGCCAACGACAGCGAGGACATCTGGAAGCGGGTCGGCCGCGAGCCGTCGGGGACCCCGTTCAATTCGCTGGTGCAACTGGAGTGGGAGAACGGCATCCCGCGCAACCCCTTCATCAACGCGGGCGCGCTCGTCGTCACCGACCGGCTGCAGACGCTGACCGGCGACGCCAGCACCACCATGCTGCACTTCCTGCGCGAGGAGAGCGGCAACCCGGACCTCGCCTTCGACCAGGCCGTGGCGGACTCCGAGGCGGAGCACGGCGACCGCAACGCGGCGCTCGCCCACTTCATGGCCAGCTTCGGCAACCTGGAGAACCCCGTCCCCAGCGTCATCGAGCACTACTTCTGGCAGTGCTCGATCGAGATGAGCTGCCGCGACCTGGCGGCGGCCGGCGGGTTCCTGGCCCGGCACGGACTGCGCGCCGACGGCAGCCGTCTGCTGGAGGCCCGCGAGGCCAAGCGGATCAACGCGGTGATGCTGACCTGCGGCACCTACGACGCGGCCGGGGAGTTCGCGTACCGGGTGGGGCTGCCCGCCAAGAGCGGGGTCGGCGGCGGGATCGTCGCGGTCGTACCGGGCCGCTGCACGCTGTGCGTGTGGAGCCCCGGCCTGGACAGCCGCGGCAACTCGGTCGCGGGCGCGGCGGCGCTGGACCACTTCACGTCGCTGACCGGCTGGTCGGTGTTCTGA
- a CDS encoding helix-turn-helix domain-containing protein encodes MNRGTERATEEQAGPVQGADQGAVADPGGYRERAARLRGAVVWTKRSPGGPAPVPQRVLPDGCTDLLWWGGRLTVAGPDTGAYTPAARPGEISVGLRFAPGQGPAVFGVPAHVLRDQRVPLEELWPRDLVDRLTGTVAGTDSPGRVLEEIAVHRLREAAGPADPARHAIAAALGRGRSVAEVARDVGVGERQLHRRCLEAFGYGPKMLGRVLRLVHALELARGGMPYAEVAVRAGYADQAHLAREVKALAGAPLGVIVPPR; translated from the coding sequence GTGAACAGGGGCACGGAACGGGCCACGGAGGAGCAAGCGGGCCCGGTCCAGGGCGCGGACCAGGGTGCGGTCGCGGACCCCGGTGGGTACCGGGAGCGGGCCGCGCGGCTGCGTGGAGCGGTCGTCTGGACGAAGCGGTCACCCGGCGGCCCGGCGCCGGTCCCGCAGCGGGTGCTGCCCGACGGCTGCACGGATCTGCTCTGGTGGGGCGGCCGGCTGACCGTGGCCGGGCCGGACACCGGCGCGTACACCCCCGCCGCGCGGCCGGGCGAGATCTCCGTCGGACTGCGCTTCGCCCCCGGCCAGGGGCCCGCCGTCTTCGGCGTGCCGGCGCATGTGCTGCGTGACCAGCGGGTGCCGCTGGAGGAGCTGTGGCCCCGCGACCTGGTGGACCGGCTGACCGGAACGGTGGCCGGGACCGATTCACCCGGACGGGTGCTGGAGGAGATCGCCGTACACCGCCTCCGGGAGGCCGCCGGCCCGGCCGACCCCGCGCGGCACGCGATCGCCGCGGCGCTCGGCCGCGGCCGGTCCGTGGCGGAGGTCGCCCGGGACGTGGGTGTCGGTGAGCGGCAACTGCACCGCCGGTGTCTGGAGGCGTTCGGGTACGGTCCCAAGATGCTCGGCAGGGTGCTGCGCCTCGTGCACGCGCTGGAGCTGGCCCGCGGCGGGATGCCGTACGCGGAGGTGGCGGTCCGGGCCGGGTACGCGGACCAGGCGCACCTGGCGCGTGAGGTGAAAGCGCTGGCGGGGGCCCCGCTGGGGGTGATCGTGCCGCCGAGGTAG
- a CDS encoding N-acetylmuramoyl-L-alanine amidase translates to MAPPMSANTFIKALRDEGLDVVEVGEWRTHNREGHGDWGPVHGVVIHHTVTSGTESTVRLCYDGTSALPGPLCHGVITKDGRVHLVGCGRTNHAGSGDRDVLNAVIAERKQLPPTNQYNVDGNVHFYGFECENLGDGKDPWPEAQLEAIEKAAAALCRVHGWNEYSVIGHLEWRADKIDPKGFTMKDMRARIGARLK, encoded by the coding sequence ATGGCCCCACCCATGTCCGCGAACACCTTCATCAAGGCCCTCAGAGACGAGGGTCTGGACGTCGTCGAGGTCGGCGAGTGGCGCACGCACAACCGCGAGGGCCACGGTGACTGGGGCCCGGTGCACGGTGTGGTGATCCACCACACCGTCACGTCCGGGACCGAGAGCACGGTGCGCCTCTGTTACGACGGCACCTCGGCGCTGCCGGGCCCGCTGTGCCACGGCGTGATCACCAAGGACGGCCGGGTGCACCTGGTCGGCTGCGGGCGCACCAACCACGCGGGCAGCGGCGACCGCGACGTCCTGAACGCCGTGATCGCCGAGCGGAAGCAACTGCCCCCCACCAACCAGTACAACGTCGACGGCAACGTCCACTTCTACGGTTTCGAGTGCGAGAACCTGGGCGACGGCAAGGACCCGTGGCCCGAGGCCCAACTGGAGGCCATCGAGAAGGCCGCGGCGGCGCTGTGCCGGGTCCACGGCTGGAACGAGTACTCGGTCATCGGCCACCTGGAATGGCGCGCGGACAAAATAGACCCCAAGGGTTTCACGATGAAGGACATGCGCGCCCGCATCGGCGCCCGCCTCAAGTAG
- a CDS encoding 1-aminocyclopropane-1-carboxylate deaminase/D-cysteine desulfhydrase, producing MTSAVPDLAALRPRLPSPLQHVEDGRFARRGVRLLLKRDDLIHPDLPGNKWRKLELNLRAAAEAGEHTLLTFGGAYSNHLRATAAAGRLLGFATIGVIRGAELADKPLNPSLARCAADGMRLHFVDRAAYRRKAEPETAAALRERFGPHYAVPEGGSNALAVQGCTALGRELHGASDIVAVACGTGGTLAGLAAGLAPDQRALGIPVLKGGTPHFLAAETERLQYAAFGGRRGTWDLDDRFHCGGYARRTPELDAFAADFEDRHGIPLERLYVAKLLLGLTTLVQEGAFPPGSTVTAVVTGAPAT from the coding sequence GTGACCTCCGCCGTCCCCGACCTCGCCGCACTGCGGCCGCGTCTGCCGTCCCCCCTCCAGCACGTCGAGGACGGACGGTTCGCGCGCCGCGGTGTGCGGCTGCTGCTCAAACGGGACGACCTGATCCACCCCGACCTGCCCGGCAACAAGTGGCGCAAGCTGGAGCTGAACCTGCGGGCCGCGGCCGAGGCCGGCGAGCACACGCTGCTCACGTTCGGCGGCGCGTACTCCAACCACCTGCGCGCCACCGCCGCGGCCGGCCGCCTCCTGGGGTTCGCGACGATCGGCGTCATACGCGGCGCGGAACTGGCGGACAAGCCGCTGAACCCGTCCCTGGCACGCTGCGCCGCCGACGGCATGCGCCTGCACTTCGTCGACCGCGCCGCCTACCGCCGCAAGGCCGAGCCGGAGACCGCCGCCGCGCTCCGGGAACGTTTCGGCCCGCACTACGCCGTACCGGAAGGGGGCAGCAACGCCCTCGCCGTCCAGGGCTGCACGGCCCTGGGCCGGGAACTGCACGGCGCGTCGGACATCGTCGCCGTCGCCTGCGGCACCGGCGGCACACTGGCGGGCCTGGCCGCCGGCCTGGCGCCGGACCAGCGGGCCCTCGGCATACCCGTCCTCAAGGGCGGCACACCGCACTTCCTCGCCGCGGAGACCGAACGCCTCCAGTACGCGGCCTTCGGCGGCCGGCGCGGCACCTGGGACCTGGACGACCGCTTCCACTGCGGCGGATACGCCCGCCGCACCCCCGAACTGGACGCCTTCGCCGCCGACTTCGAGGACCGGCACGGCATACCCCTGGAACGCCTCTACGTCGCCAAACTCCTCCTGGGCCTGACGACCCTGGTCCAGGAGGGCGCCTTCCCGCCCGGCAGCACCGTCACGGCGGTCGTGACAGGGGCCCCGGCCACGTGA